The following coding sequences lie in one Mesorhizobium sp. DCY119 genomic window:
- a CDS encoding formate--tetrahydrofolate ligase translates to MADVKSDIEIARGAQKKVIQEIGGKIGIPTEHLLPYGHDKAKVSAEFIQSVQGNKDGKLILVTAINPTPAGEGKTTTTVGLGDGLNRIGKKAIICIREASLGPNFGVKGGAAGGGYAQVVPMEDMNLHFTGDFHAITTAHNLLSALIDNHIYWGNEQAIDTRRVAWRRVMDMNDRALREIICSLGGVANGYPREAGFDITVASEVMAILCLAKDLKDLEKRLGDIIIAYRRDKTPVYARDIKADGAMTVLLKDAMQPNLVQTLENNPAFVHGGPFANIAHGCNSVVATTTALKLADYVVTEAGFGADLGAEKFFDIKCRKAGLKPAAAVIVATVRAMKMNGGVKKEDLGTENIEAVKKGCANLGRHIENVKQFGVPAVVAINHFYSDTDAEIQALKDYVAGMGEEAILCKHWAHGSAGIEELANKVVQLAESGVSQFAPLYPEEMGLFDKINTIVQRIYRGSEAIADKSVRDQLHAWEQAGYGKLPVCMAKTQYSFSTDPNLRGAPTGHTVPVREVRLSAGAGFVVAICGEVMTMPGLPKTPSSERIFLNDKGQIEGLF, encoded by the coding sequence ATGGCCGACGTAAAGAGCGACATCGAGATAGCGCGTGGTGCGCAGAAGAAGGTTATCCAGGAGATCGGCGGCAAGATCGGCATTCCGACGGAGCATCTTCTGCCTTACGGCCATGACAAGGCCAAGGTCTCGGCCGAGTTCATCCAGTCGGTGCAGGGCAACAAGGATGGCAAGCTCATCCTCGTCACTGCCATCAACCCGACGCCGGCCGGCGAAGGCAAGACGACGACGACGGTCGGCCTTGGCGATGGCTTGAACAGGATTGGCAAGAAGGCGATCATCTGCATTCGCGAGGCCTCGCTCGGGCCCAACTTCGGCGTCAAGGGCGGTGCTGCCGGCGGCGGCTATGCCCAGGTCGTGCCGATGGAGGATATGAACCTCCACTTCACCGGCGACTTTCACGCCATCACCACCGCGCATAACCTGCTCTCGGCGCTCATCGACAACCACATCTACTGGGGCAACGAACAGGCCATCGACACCCGCCGCGTCGCCTGGCGCCGGGTCATGGACATGAACGACCGGGCCTTGCGCGAAATCATCTGCTCGCTCGGCGGCGTCGCCAACGGCTATCCGCGCGAGGCCGGCTTCGACATCACGGTGGCTTCAGAAGTCATGGCGATCCTGTGCCTGGCGAAGGACCTGAAGGATCTGGAAAAACGCCTCGGCGACATCATCATCGCCTATCGCCGTGACAAGACCCCGGTCTATGCCCGTGACATCAAGGCCGACGGCGCCATGACGGTTCTGCTCAAGGACGCCATGCAGCCCAACCTGGTGCAGACGCTGGAGAACAACCCGGCCTTCGTCCATGGCGGCCCCTTTGCCAACATCGCCCATGGCTGCAACTCGGTCGTCGCCACAACGACGGCGCTGAAACTTGCCGACTATGTCGTGACGGAAGCAGGCTTTGGTGCTGATCTCGGTGCGGAAAAGTTCTTCGACATCAAGTGCCGTAAGGCGGGCTTGAAGCCGGCAGCCGCCGTCATCGTCGCCACGGTGCGCGCCATGAAGATGAATGGCGGGGTCAAGAAGGAAGACCTCGGCACCGAAAACATCGAGGCGGTGAAGAAGGGCTGCGCCAACCTTGGCCGCCACATCGAGAACGTCAAACAGTTCGGCGTGCCGGCGGTTGTTGCCATCAACCACTTCTATTCCGACACCGACGCCGAGATCCAGGCACTGAAGGACTATGTCGCTGGCATGGGCGAGGAGGCGATCCTGTGCAAGCACTGGGCGCATGGCTCGGCCGGCATCGAAGAGCTTGCCAACAAGGTGGTTCAGCTTGCCGAAAGCGGTGTCTCGCAGTTCGCCCCGCTTTACCCGGAAGAGATGGGCCTGTTCGACAAGATCAACACCATCGTCCAGCGCATCTATCGCGGCTCGGAAGCGATCGCCGACAAGTCCGTGCGCGACCAGCTTCATGCCTGGGAGCAGGCCGGCTACGGCAAGCTGCCGGTGTGCATGGCCAAGACGCAATATTCCTTCTCGACCGACCCCAACCTGCGCGGCGCGCCAACCGGCCACACCGTACCGGTGCGCGAGGTGCGCCTCTCCGCCGGCGCCGGCTTCGTCGTCGCCATCTGCGGCGAGGTGATGACCATGCCCGGCCTGCCCAAGACCCCGTCGTCTGAGAGGATCTTCCTCAACGACAAGGGACAGATCGAGGGGTTGTTCTAG
- a CDS encoding APC family permease gives MSSTVSYAPASDGELHRTIDWRGAFWVASGVPPLVLFSIGGIAGTAGNVAFLIWIFSMLMGFLQSFTYAEIAGLFPNKSGGASVYGATAWLRYSKFVAPLSVWCNWFAWSPVLSLGCSIAAAYMLNALAPIPGFTETSPEVLSYIAANAGTSAADAIAAVTTAATPGIRTWTLYSHSLGPVGFSLNATFWIGAVLMLITFAIQHRGILGTANVQRVVGLLVIVPLLIVGIVPILTGQINWDNYSPIVPLAAAYAPEPGAWNIPGWTLILGGMFIAAWSTYGFETAVCYTREFKNPATDTFKAIFYSGLLCMLLFMIVPFTFQGVLGLNGMLATPIVDGSGVADALAGMVGGGGLVKSLLIMLMILALLLSIMTAMAGSSRTLYQGSVDGWLPKYLSHVNTHGAPTRAMWTDLVVNLIVLAIASTDATSFFFILAVSNCGYIIFNFLNLNAGWIHRMDNGHIARPWRAPTWLIVVGGVFAYVNAIFMGAGAKVWNPSALWAGLFTAALIIPVFCFRHYIQDGGKFPDHMLDDLGMKQSDLKTRKAGILPYLTLVAGLAVVLIANWYFVI, from the coding sequence AGCCTTTCTGATCTGGATTTTCTCCATGCTGATGGGGTTTCTCCAGTCTTTCACCTACGCCGAAATCGCCGGTCTCTTTCCCAACAAGTCGGGCGGCGCTTCGGTCTATGGCGCGACCGCCTGGCTGCGTTATTCCAAATTCGTCGCGCCGCTTTCGGTCTGGTGCAACTGGTTTGCCTGGTCGCCGGTCCTGTCGCTCGGCTGCTCGATTGCCGCCGCCTACATGCTCAACGCTCTGGCGCCGATCCCCGGTTTCACCGAAACCTCACCGGAGGTGCTGTCGTATATCGCAGCCAATGCCGGCACTTCTGCGGCTGATGCCATTGCTGCCGTGACGACCGCGGCAACGCCTGGCATCCGCACCTGGACGCTCTACAGCCATTCGCTCGGCCCGGTCGGCTTCTCGCTCAACGCCACCTTCTGGATCGGCGCGGTGCTGATGCTCATCACCTTCGCGATCCAGCATCGCGGCATCCTCGGCACCGCCAATGTGCAGCGCGTCGTCGGCCTGCTCGTCATCGTGCCGCTGCTGATCGTCGGCATCGTCCCGATCCTCACCGGCCAGATCAACTGGGACAACTATTCGCCAATCGTCCCGCTCGCTGCTGCCTACGCACCGGAACCGGGAGCCTGGAACATCCCCGGCTGGACGCTGATCCTCGGCGGCATGTTCATCGCCGCATGGTCGACCTATGGCTTCGAGACTGCCGTCTGCTACACGCGCGAATTCAAGAACCCGGCAACCGACACCTTCAAGGCCATCTTCTATTCCGGCCTGCTCTGCATGCTGCTCTTCATGATCGTGCCCTTCACCTTCCAGGGCGTGCTCGGCCTGAATGGCATGCTGGCGACCCCGATCGTCGACGGCTCCGGCGTTGCCGACGCCTTGGCAGGGATGGTCGGCGGCGGCGGGCTGGTGAAAAGCCTGCTCATCATGCTGATGATCCTGGCCCTGCTGCTGTCGATCATGACTGCGATGGCAGGCTCGTCACGCACCCTTTACCAGGGTTCGGTGGACGGCTGGCTGCCGAAATACCTCAGCCACGTCAACACGCATGGCGCGCCGACACGGGCGATGTGGACCGACCTCGTCGTCAACCTTATCGTGCTGGCCATCGCCTCCACCGATGCGACGAGCTTCTTTTTCATCCTCGCCGTGTCGAATTGTGGCTACATCATCTTCAACTTCCTCAACCTCAACGCCGGCTGGATACACCGCATGGACAACGGGCATATCGCCCGGCCATGGCGAGCACCTACCTGGCTGATCGTGGTCGGCGGCGTCTTCGCCTATGTGAACGCGATCTTCATGGGCGCGGGCGCGAAAGTGTGGAACCCGTCAGCGCTGTGGGCCGGTCTGTTCACCGCAGCACTCATCATCCCGGTCTTCTGCTTCCGCCACTACATCCAGGACGGCGGTAAGTTCCCGGACCACATGCTCGACGATCTCGGCATGAAGCAAAGCGACCTGAAGACGAGGAAGGCCGGCATCCTGCCCTATCTGACGCTGGTGGCAGGCCTGGCCGTCGTGCTGATTGCGAACTGGTACTTCGTGATCTGA
- a CDS encoding DUF2380 domain-containing protein codes for MNSQIKANARCEASMDGRRLVVFALAASVPLLCALVLFFAIVSNAHASEERLSMALGDFYLVDSSGEVRNQDAEHDARLRRFDEIMHDELSKSGKFSLAQMQCPEAGCTSKELQLDDMLDRAKGAGARFVTVGAVEKMSTLVLWTRFEVYDVPSRQIVFNRLLTFRGDNDEAWQRAARYAARELIKNAPVK; via the coding sequence ATGAACAGTCAGATCAAAGCGAATGCGCGATGCGAAGCGTCGATGGACGGACGAAGGCTGGTTGTCTTCGCTCTGGCCGCGAGTGTACCGCTGCTTTGCGCGCTCGTTCTTTTCTTCGCAATTGTTTCGAATGCTCATGCCAGCGAAGAACGCCTTTCGATGGCGCTTGGCGATTTCTATCTCGTCGATTCCTCTGGCGAGGTCCGCAATCAGGACGCAGAACACGACGCGCGGCTGAGGCGGTTCGATGAGATCATGCACGACGAATTGTCGAAGAGCGGAAAGTTCTCGCTGGCTCAGATGCAGTGCCCGGAAGCGGGTTGCACCAGCAAGGAGTTGCAGCTCGACGACATGCTGGACCGCGCAAAGGGAGCCGGCGCACGTTTCGTCACTGTCGGCGCGGTCGAGAAGATGAGCACGCTGGTGCTGTGGACGCGCTTCGAGGTCTATGACGTGCCGAGCCGCCAGATCGTGTTCAACCGCCTGCTGACCTTTCGCGGCGACAATGACGAGGCCTGGCAGCGTGCCGCGCGTTATGCGGCAAGGGAATTGATCAAGAACGCTCCGGTGAAGTGA